CGCCGAGGAGTCCATAGACAACCCCCAGATGCGCTTCGAGGACGGCGCCGTGTCGGTGACCTTAAACGGTGCCGTTCAGGAGAGTGCTCCTATTTCTATGTACGTTCCCGGGTCTGAGTATCCTCCGGTGCCCGGGAACGGTAGCTCTGACCAGCTCACGCTCTCGTTCCAGGGCGAGGTCTACGTGTTCGACGCTGTTTCGCCGGATAAGGTTCGGGTTTTTGCTTCTGGGTGTTGCTGAATTTGGTAAATTGTGCGTTGTTTTGTGTGTTTGATGGTTATTCGGTTGAAGGGTGTGGTGTTTTGGCATGGGTTTTGGTTAATTTGGTGAATTCTCAAGTGTTTTTGTGCTTTGGTGCTTTTTAGCCATTTGAGTTTCCGTAACTTTGTTGAACTATGCAGTTTATCATCCTTAAACCACTTGGGAAGTAAGTGTTTTCAGCTTGCTTGCGGTTAGTTTTGTGAATTATGCTACGCTTTTGTAAATTCACGATGCTGCTTAGCCACAAGAGTCTTGGtcatttttttggtaatttagtaccttttttttttttttttccttttgtctgATAAGTATGTAGTatcttattttttatactaTTAACCTAAACCAGcttcgtttttctttttatgttcaTGAGGATTCACACTAAAAGACTTATAGAGCTTCCAATTGGATATTTAACAGGTGCAGGCAGTGTTATTACTTTTGGGGGGATATGAAATCCCTTCTGGCATTCCTGCCGTGGGGACGGTCCCTCTTAATCAAAGGGTATGTGAATGCTTAAAACATGCAAGCTTTCTCAAAACTATAAAGTGTTTCGGAGGGTATTGATTTGTTTTTACTTTGCCTGCCCCAATGGCATTTTTTCCAGGGCATGAACGACTTTCCTGGAAGGTCAATTCAACCACAGAGAGCTGCTTCCTTAAGTCGATTCagggagaagagaaaagagagatgtTTTGATAAGAAAATCCGTTACAGTGTGCGGAAAGAAGTTGCACTCAGGTATTATATTGTGTTTCTGTCTAAGGTACATTTTGTTAATGCAAAACAAGTTGAAGAATAAAAGTTGGTTAGTCTAGTTGTATTAAGTGGTTCTGATTATAATTCTAAacggaaaaaagaaattgaaaataacagaaaaaggaaaatgttgGTGTCGCATTTTGTTGACTTTCTATAATTTGAGATCATTGAGGTGTTTACTTTTCCATGAATCAAGTAAATGACAAATACTGCAATAAGTTCTGGAGCATGTATGTAAAAAGATAATACTCTCACCTTTTGGGGCTTTCTGATTTATATAGTCTTTTTTAAAGGAAACATAGTGCATAATAGTTAATCATGGTTACACAAAACTATGTTGTCTCTCAACAGCACTGTTGCAGCAAATGTGAGAAAAGAAGTCTTGAGTGTATAAAtgatcaaagaagaaaaaaaatcaaataaagctttaaaaaaaattcctgcgaGTGTTTTAGTTTTAAGGGAACTTCTTaactattaagaaaaaaaaaaagcttttccATCTTTAATTTCAATCTTATCTACACTCTTTTATTGCTCTTTCCCCCTTGTCAAGCCTGATTAGTATAATCCTTTTCGGGGTTGAGGGGATGCCAGCAATTTTATTGTTTCACTGCACTGATTATTTGCTTATTCCTTGAAGAAgcatcatttaaattaataaggGCATTCCATTTTCAAAGCCAACATGGCACAATGGTGCTGGCAATGGGCCTGAGAGGGAGAGGAGTGGTCAGGGTTTCAGTACTTGTCATAGACACAAAGAAGGTAATTTCATTGATTGGTATTCTCTGCCAACACTAGGTTCTTGTCTGCACGTAGGATTTGCTAAACTctaagaaatgtttttttttttggatgtttCCAACACAAATCTGTGACTGATTTAAGTAACTAATGATACTTGCTGATGAATAGATGATTAAATTCTTGCCTCCAGTTTGGGTATATATGGATGATCTACATGGATGATTTATTATTCCCAGTAGGCTATATGGACAATCTAGCACATGGTGTTTTTGTATGATGATTAGGGTTGTattcgagtcgagtcgagtttggTGTTGCTGGACTTGACTCGAATACATAACTCAAGAGCTCGAACttggctcgagctcgagccaaGTTTTGGATGTATGTTCGAATTCAGCTTGTTAAGAACCTAGCCAAGTTTGGATGTATGCAtggttaaccatgtgtgatgtgtcatatattatgtttatgtATATGAGTCATGTTACATATCATTCTCCCTCTCATCTCCTATCCATCCCTTTTGCAAATCCAATGGTGAATTTACCCATCCACTGTACGGAGATGAGTAAAAGATGGGATGGCGAATGAtttctatcatttctcttatgtATATAATATAAACTAAATATTCAATATAGTTATATAGTTATATTCTAACTATTAAATATGCTAATTTTTTAAACCTTATTAAATATGGTTAATTTAATAAGTGTAACAAATAGTTTGATCAACAAAATAGTACGCATGTTAATAAGTGTAACGAATTAACTAGTGCTAACATATTAACTAATGAGTGTAACgtattcatataaaaaaaaaaaaaattgtaatatattgATTAGTTATCCATTTTGTGATGTGTCATATATTATGCGTATGTATATacttatatactaactattcaATATAGTTATATAGTAACAAATAAATATGTAAGTTAACAACTTAACCATatgtcatattattattatataccaTAGTTATAACTATAGTTAATATACACTAACACATTAATTAttagtatataattatatagtTAAATATGTAATGACTAGTTATAACATATTATCTTTTTAGTTAACACTTACTATAGTTGGTATTTACGATTTAGTATGTTAATACTTATACACTACAATTATAccatcttatatttatatatgattgggcatatatatagacacacacacacacacacgagcgAGCTAACGATTCAAGCTGAACGAGTCGAGTTGAACTTGTACAAGTCGAGCTCACAAGCTTTATTTGAGCCGAgctgagtttatacgagtatgtcttGTTTAATATTCTAGCAgattattgtgttcacgaatgactcatttattatttgaaCCGATACCAAATTGAGTTCagccgagccgagccgagttcATGAGCGGCTGGGCTCATCTAACACCCCTTGATGATAGATGGATAGTTGATCTATACCCTCACTATTTTAAGAAGCAAAAGCTGGGCTTTTGTATTGCAAAGTGCTTGGACGTGCAATTTTGCCATGTTCTAGCTAGCTTCAAATTTAGTCTTGTATGATTAGTTTTAAGAACATGCAACTGTAAAAGATTAGGTCGTGAAGCTTTTTGGCATTTTAATAAAACCATCTATTTTAAGGAGGTTTGTTTTAATAATGACTgtgattcaataataatttacaattgaaCATCTATTTTTTTGCCCCgctgagtttttttattttattttttgtttcggGGGTGGGGGGGAGTGTTAAGTTGTTGCATGCTTATATGGGAGAAATTGGAGCTTGAGAATCTTTCATACCCTTTTCTCTCGTCTTGGTTGATTAATGGtgataaaatattgattatatGGTTAAATTTATcccttcctatcagcttaagcttttaggataaatggtgatttaacatggtattagagccagaGATTATGAGTTCGAATCTTGACTTCCATAATTCACCccccatttcagttaaatattccacgtattGTGCATCActtattaaaagagagtttgagctcacacgtgagggggaatgtgaaagtattgattaaatggttaaatttatcatttactttcaacttaaacttttaggataagtggtgatttaacaaataGACATTGAAAAATGTGATGGGACTTTGGGAtgctaaaataaagataaaagtgCTAATGTCTATTGTTTCAGCAAGTAACATTTATCAAACGTAGAAACTATCTTTTCTGTCCAACATAGAATAGTTGAAtcaagctcttttttttttttttcttccttcacaACCCACCAATATTTTTGCTGCCTTTCTCTTTCTGCCTGAATGGGTGTTTCCTTCTGGAAACCTTCTCATGTTTCATCTGTGGCTATGTCAGGATGCAACGTAAAAAGGGTCAGTTTACATCATCCAAGGCTATATCTGATGAAGTGGGCTCAGATTCTTCAGTTCATAATGCAACACAGGGTTCTGGGCAAGATGATGGCTCGCAGGAAACTTTGTGAGTGTTGATCTTTGTTTTTGAATGTATAAGTAACTTTTCTATTCTATGGACCATATAATGATTTTACCTGTCTCCTGCC
The sequence above is drawn from the Alnus glutinosa chromosome 11, dhAlnGlut1.1, whole genome shotgun sequence genome and encodes:
- the LOC133882549 gene encoding GATA transcription factor 24-like isoform X3, yielding MPESNRQAPMYNSGAMNNNIEGHIEDEEDDVAAAEESIDNPQMRFEDGAVSVTLNGAVQESAPISMYVPGSEYPPVPGNGSSDQLTLSFQGEVYVFDAVSPDKVQAVLLLLGGYEIPSGIPAVGTVPLNQRGMNDFPGRSIQPQRAASLSRFREKRKERCFDKKIRYSVRKEVALRMQRKKGQFTSSKAISDEVGSDSSVHNATQGSGQDDGSQETLCTHCGISSRSTPMMRRGPTGPRTLCNACGLKWANKGILRDLSKVPPMGIQDPSVKPTEQVSSAPCEEHSVCSLSLPLPE
- the LOC133882549 gene encoding GATA transcription factor 19-like isoform X2 → MPESNRQAPMYNSGAMNNNIEGHIEDEEDDVAAAEESIDNPQMRFEDGAVSVTLNGAVQESAPISMYVPGSEYPPVPGNGSSDQLTLSFQGEVYVFDAVSPDKVQAVLLLLGGYEIPSGIPAVGTVPLNQRGMNDFPGRSIQPQRAASLSRFREKRKERCFDKKIRYSVRKEVALRMQRKKGQFTSSKAISDEVGSDSSVHNATQGSGQDDGSQETLCTHCGISSRSTPMMRRGPTGPRTLCNACGLKWANKGILRDLSKVPPMGIQDPSVKPTEQVSSAPCEEHSVCSLSLPLPGCRTCLLF
- the LOC133882549 gene encoding GATA transcription factor 24-like isoform X4, which gives rise to MPESNRQAPMYNSGAMNNNIEGHIEDEEDDVAAAEESIDNPQMRFEDGAVSVTLNGAVQESAPISMYVPGSEYPPVPGNGSSDQLTLSFQGEVYVFDAVSPDKVQAVLLLLGGYEIPSGIPAVGTVPLNQRGMNDFPGRSIQPQRAASLSRFREKRKERCFDKKIRYSVRKEVALRMQRKKGQFTSSKAISDEVGSDSSVHNATQGSGQDDGSQETLCTHCGISSRSTPMMRRGPTGPRTLCNACGLKWANKGILRDLSKVPPMGIQDPSVKPTEQAAELVSSSNGDNSAVTVER
- the LOC133882549 gene encoding GATA transcription factor 19-like isoform X1, with product MPESNRQAPMYNSGAMNNNIEGHIEDEEDDVAAAEESIDNPQMRFEDGAVSVTLNGAVQESAPISMYVPGSEYPPVPGNGSSDQLTLSFQGEVYVFDAVSPDKVQAVLLLLGGYEIPSGIPAVGTVPLNQRGMNDFPGRSIQPQRAASLSRFREKRKERCFDKKIRYSVRKEVALRMQRKKGQFTSSKAISDEVGSDSSVHNATQGSGQDDGSQETLCTHCGISSRSTPMMRRGPTGPRTLCNACGLKWANKGILRDLSKVPPMGIQDPSVKPTEQSDGEANDSDAVTQAAELVSSSNGDNSAVTVER